The Podarcis muralis chromosome 8, rPodMur119.hap1.1, whole genome shotgun sequence genomic sequence agtcaggggaggggggagatttggaTTTGTGAATTTTCATTGTGTTCAAGAGGATTGTGTTGAATATAAAATTGTGAAACccaataaaacttttttaaaaagaaaaagaaaacagctgggtttgtattattattattattagtgcttttttctaaaaaaaatgtttaggggtgtaataaaaaaattaaggtcatatatatatacaataaatgttcataaatgtaccaatgtctggagcagcacaggaagaccgtcctgaaaccattttgactcccagactgaccaaatgttttctctgcaaggagggagggggtgggggaaccttcccattgtctcaggaactgGGTAAtcgccatctcaaaggaatggccagactaccaggaaaggcaatcggataaggcattatcagttaacctggcagacaggaaaaacaacattcaaatttctgctgtagaccaccttttctgtgatgtaggtatgatgtatggaggggtgatcttgagctccagggcagggaatttaaaatgtctatataaagaCAGGCACAcctcctctgtcctcctgcgtgtgaggggagcaccctgttgcaacagctttaataaagatcaggcttacgagctgctttgcttctcaatattctctgcttggcctctgttattttctcctaccaatagggataataataataataataataataataataataataataataataatttattatttgtaccccgcccatctggctgggtttcctatttaaggactctatatgggctcttggataccccataagggaagaagggcagattttgtttacaacaggggtATACTCTCTTTTGAcccaagaaaaataaatatatcctgttattttctatGTTTCTCAGAGATAACAACTAAGTGTGGGTAGATCAACGTGTATCTTGAGCTTTCCTGTGCGCACAGACCCCTTAAAACTCTTATCTGTAATTCTGTAACGGATTATTGTGTTATACACACCTTTCTGACTTGACATCCTGtatggcaaaacaaaaaaaaattccttccagtagcaccttaaagaccaactaagttagttcttggtatgagctttcgtgtgcatgcacacttcttcagatacactgaaacagaagttgccagatccttctatatagtgagaaggtggggaggggtattactcagaaaggtggtgggaatgggtgattggcagatagctgtgatgagcctgttgacgactcttaacgactgcagtaggtcttacaggaaaaagcaaggggtgagaaggtgaaaaatggctttgtcatgtataatgagataagaatccaatgtctttgttcagaccaggtctctccatggttttaagtttggtaatgatttgcaattcagcagcttctctttccagtctatttctgaaattcctttgtagtaaaacagtgaagaagaagaagtgtgcatgcacacgaaagctcataccaagaactaacttagttggtctttaaggtgctactgatcCTGTATGGCAGTTATGGTAAACTTCCAAGTCATGACTAAGTGGAAGAAGAGTCGGAAGCAGACTTTAAAGTGTTCCTGAATCCTCCTTTGCAGCTGTGGCTTGAATTCAAGACAGAAATGCAAAGGGAAAAAGATATATTCCTTTGCAGGTGCAACCTGAACTCAAGCCACACCTGCAAATGAAGAACTGGAAGTGTACTTTTGGAGAGCACTCCCGAGACTTTCCTCTGGCATTTGAGTCACCTGGCACTGTTGGTGACCATCAGGTGATTAACAGGTGGGGAGAGATGCTGTGCCACTCAGAGGTCCAGGTTCTGGGTCTCCCGTTGATGgatctggatgctggactaggtaggatTTGGGCCTGATCCCGATCTCATGATGTCCCTTGGCATTCTCCAGGACTCACTGGGGCTCGCTGCTCCAGGACCCAGGCAGAGCTGGGTTCAAGAAGCCATCTTACCTCGCAGCCCAACCCGATGAGCATTTCCTCAGAGGTAAATCCAACtgtgtgttatttttattttaaaaaagtttatttatttgctctCACACCCTGCCGCAGACAGCGATTCTGCCCTTCTCAGTCACTGGCAATAAACACTGAGGCATTAACTGACCTCGGAATTCAGTCTCAACACACTTCTTGTGTGTTTAGCCTGAACGGAGAACCGTGGACTttccctggcaaatagaaggagagtTCCTGAGAAAATTACTTTGAGGGAGGCCCTTGCCAGCTCCTCCCCCTCACAAAAGGCTGTGAGATCCCTGAGGAATTGTGGCTTACGGGGCTGCGGAGACCTGAAAATTCCCCTTGGCCACCTCTGGCCCACAGGGACCCTGCTTCCTGTCaggttctcctcttcctcctcctggtggcagcagcagccatcaCCTTCTGGAAGACAGTATGTAGGCAACAGAGATGCTGGAGAGGGCGAGGAAAACGCTAAAGGCTCCGACGAAGCCCAGCCAGTCCACCACGATGCCTGCCAGGCTGCTGAACACCAGTTTGCCCAGCACTTCCAGCGTGGCCAGCAGGGAGTAGTGAGTGGCCTGCAGAGGAAAGAGAGGCGTCGTAAGGAGAGGAGGGGATCCAGCCCACAGCCCAGAGGCAGCGCACAGAATtgttcccctccccatttatatttgtaaaggtaaagggacccctgacctttaggtccagtcgtggccgactctggggttgtggtgctcatctcgctttattggctgagggagccggcgtacagcttccgggtcatgtggccagcatgactgagccgcttccggtgaacaagagcagcgcacggaaacgccgtttaccttcctgccggagtggtacctatttatctacttgcacttttgatgtgctttcgaactgccaggttggcaggagcagggaccgagtaacaggagctcaccccgttgcgggaattcgaaccgccgactttctgttCGGAAAGtcctagactcagtggtttaacccacagcgccacccgcatcccatttatATTTGAAGAGagcctaaagcaggcataggcaaattcagccatccagatgtttttggcctacaactcccatgatccctagctaacaggaccagtggtcagggatgatgggaattgtagtctcaaaacatctggagggccgggtttgcttTTGCATGGCCTAAAGGCTCATTTCCACACACCCTTCTTGAAGGCATAGCGAGGGAGGAGCAAatgttatttgtttattcatttgttccttcaccctaaggtcccagggcaggttacagcattaaagCACAAcgttaaagaaaaaaattatcttatttatcctggctctggaacccttagCAATCCGAATCCGAgcggccacagacatcaagggagtggaaataaaaggcagaacttACAAATTattgctctttgcagatgacctaatggtcacagcACCAGACCCCATAAACACAGCCACCTCcttaatcagagaactcaacacatttgcaatggtgtcggggcTACAAGTAAATTttgcaaagtcagaagctatgcgCTTCAACACCCCgccccacacccaaaaagaacaTACTAATGTCACCaagataaaactttgccacaccaagttcagatacctaggggtacaaataaccagaaacctcaataaattagaAGGTGGTTTAAGACTAGAGATGGAAAGGCCTAGAAAAATACCGGGGGGAAATTTCCAAAGccgtttttttccagaaaaattgaAAACAActttgatatagtttgaatattccacacactcccccccccacctcattttCTGGGGGGGGGACGGAAAAAAGccgccccccccatttttccaggGTTTTTTcaaggccttcccatctctagttaAGATGTTACTAGTTTATATTAAGTGAACTGGCTTTTTAAAGAACCAAAGCAAACCAACACATGTTCTTTGGGCAGTGGAGCGGGGAGCCGAACGTAGAGGCAAGAGTTGTACCTGTATGTTCTCCTGGGCCTTTTGTGCACATTGCATCATTATGCTGAACGTTAAGGTGGTTACCAGGCCAGCGATGAAGTGCTGTAGGAAGATGCTCAGCACAGCTGCCACTGGacacagagggagagaaagagagagagggagggagggagggagagagatctgTTAGTCTAGAAGCAGCAAACAGGGAAAAGTGTCTGGTTGGCTTCCAAAAACCCAAAGGAGGTGTGGGTTAAGGATTCAAGAGCTGCAGTCTCTTTACCTGTTGCTGGGCCTGAACTCTTGAGGAACTCAAGAGTTTCCATTGCCTAGCAAAATTTTGGCCTTCCTGGTTGCAAGTGTGCATGTGCAAATTTGCAGGCAAGGTCTGCAAAtgactccatatatatatatatatatatatatatatttgctttcgtagattttcacgggtacaggaatgcaggttttggtgtcctcgggtgtcttcccatgtaaaagttggggtgtctaggcgacgtttcgacgaggtctcactcgtcatcttcaggctggtgctttcggcttcttgttactggaacagagcaggatctcagtgtttgagttcctataaatactgttgaaggtgtggtgtatagcctccaatgttctgggcagagaggaggttcccaggctagtgtgccttttcttcttttgttccttaattacttgagggatatcttgagtgatttcttgagtgatatcctgaatcccacttaggtgggtcattaggtgtggattagttgctcaagcctttgtgtcttgaactcttgaactttgtgaagagtttttctgagaagatggctgtactgcatttggttgtgctctggcttggcttcgtgtataggggcgagctgtggttttgtggcctgtgccagccagatctgtgtaggggttgcgggggggtgcagcatccggaggtgccaccatggtttggctactggatggtgtctgtaatttatctgtggagagggtctgggtttgggtctggtgtggttgattggtgatggcgttctgtgtgcctctggctctggtgtcagtttttgtggggagggctaatttccagatgtctggcaagcgggatgtgtcgtcacgcttgttcatgttgtgagggtgtttctctatctcgatggcttccatgattattctcttgtggtgatgttccatgttaaagagcaatttggaatctgcaaaattaatttcgtgtcctgtttctttcatgtgttggaaaagagaggaagttttttcttcttttttgacggcattcttgtgttctgcaatacgtgcatttattcgtctgtttgtttgtccaatgtacgtggctgggaagactttgcagggtatttcatagacaaaaaagaagaaaaaacttcttttttgcagggtatttcatagacaaaaaagaagaaaaaacttcctctcttttccaacacatgaaagaaacaggacacgaaattaattttgcagattccaaattgctctttaacatggaacatcaccacaagagaataatcatggaagccatcgagatagagaaacaccctcacaacatgaacaagcgtgacgacacatcccgcttgccagacatctggaaattagccctccccacaaaaactgacaccagagccagaggcacacagaacgccatcaccaatcaaccacaccagatccaaacccagaccctctccacagataaattacagataccatccagtagccaaaccatggtggcacctccggatgctgcacccccctgcaatccctacacagatctggctggcacaggccacaaaaccacagctcgcccctatacacgaagccaagccagagcacaactaatttcagtacagccatcttctcagaaaaactcttcacaaagttcaagaggtcaagacacaaaggccttagcaactaatccacacctaatgacccacctaagtggtactcaggatatcactcaagaaatcactcaagatatccctcaagtaattaaggaacaaaagatgaaaaggcacactagcctgggaacttcctctctgcccagaacattggaggctatacaacacacctcctcaacagtatttataggaactcaaacactgagatcctgctctgttccagtaacaagaagccgaaagcaccagcctgaagatgacgagtgagacctcgtcgaaacgtcgcctagacaccccatcttttacacgggaagacacccgaggacaccaaaacctgcattcctgtacccgtgaaaatctacgaaagcatatatatatatatatatatatatgtgtgtgtgtgtgtgtgtgtaaatatatatatatataaaattttatttataccccgcccttcccggtttaaaacacttaattgtaaaagcagcataaaatacagtataaaaacatgaataacaataaaagttCAGAactcaatttaggggaaatccatttaataagcattagataatcgccagggctagctggctgaattagtcctacttgggccagcgaggaggccaggggagaattagctgtggggtctcagagcgggtgatcttcataaaaggggaggaggagggaagggaaatagaagatcaggctgaattcaaattaaaggccaggcagataagctctgtcttacaggcctgaaggaagggggttaaatcctgcagggccctggtctcatgggacagagcattccatcgggtcggagccatcactgagaaggccctggccctggtggaggatagtctgggttccttagggcccgggacctctaaactatggttattcatggaccttaagatcCTCTGCAGAGCAGACCAGGAAAGGCGGTCCCATAAATCCTTAGCAGAGGGAAGCTTTTGAGCTCTCACCCCTGTTCTGTGTGGCCTTCAGCCACAGTCCAATAATGCACCATTTCTTATCCTCATGCACTATGAATATTTGTGTGGAAGGATGGGGAGAGAGGCTGCATCTAAGAGCTTTCCCTCTTCACTGCCAGTATAAAAGGTCGTCCTCATTGAAGTCCCTCAAATTCTGCAAACACTCAGATTCAGGGTGGGGAGAATAAACCACAGTAAACACATTTGTGACTTTAGGACTCTTGGATGAGATCTGAACCGAGACTGAAGCAGGAGAAACAGCTGCTGTGTTGGGCTGCTTTCAGCTCACCTTCAAAGACTGGTTTTTTGTCCTCATAGGCAACCAGCAGGAGTGTTTGGAAGACCAGGCTGAACAAGCGGAATACCATCAAGGTCTTCAGCATAGAAAAGGGGTTCCTGGGGAGAACAAGCCACAAAGGAAAGTCATCAGGGATGGCAGAAGCACTCAGGGACAGCACAAGAAGAGGTTCATTGCAGGGCGGCAAGGGCAGAGGCTGAAGTGAAAAGGCTATGAATGAAATGCAGAAGTCAGGCTGCCCTGGAGAGAAGATCCAGCCTTCAGCATTCCGGGGGTAGGTGTTGCATGCAGGGCAAAAGATGTGCTGTggaaatgttaaaggtaaagtgtaaagggacccctgacccttaggtccagtcgtggccgactctgaggttgcggcgctcatcttgttttactggccaaggaagccggtgtgcagcttccgggtcatttgacCAGCactactaagccgcttctggcgaaccagagcagcgcacggaaacgccgtttaccttcccgccagagcggtacctatttatctacttgcacttggacgtgctttcgaactgctaggtgggcaggagcaggaaccgagcaacggaagctcaccccgtcacggggattcgatccgccgaccttctgatcggcaagtcgtaggctctgtggtttaacccacagtgccacctgcgtcccatgaaaATGTTAGCTATTTCTAATTGAGTGCAGAGGAAGTCAAAGGATAATAGGTGGCAGATGGGCATGTTTTCAAAAGCATTTGCAAATGGCCATTCAGCCCTCTGAGGATCCAtagttagttttttgttttttgtaaaatgcTTCTGGCCCTTGAGGCAGCAAAAGATACGGATTCCTGAGAGCAAACCAGGCATTCCCAATTCTCTTTTCTCCCCGCTTCTCAGTGTACGGGAGTCTCATAATTCTGCATAAATGGGACAAAGCACGGCGGGAAGAAAGTGCCTGCTGGAAGCCAAAAGTTGGGCAGAGTAAGATGAAAAACCACATGGAGAATCCATAGCATGAAACCCCATTTGAAGGCTGATGGTGCTTACCCCTGTTTTGACATCAGATAGCCTCCAAGTGAGGAGCCTACAATGGAGAAGATCATGGCCACAATCCCATTCCAGAAGCCAAGCTCCTGTGGGGAAAAGGAATGGTCCAGTAGGAAGAGGGGAAACATGGATACGGCCCCTTGTTCACCTGCAAGGAGAATCAAGGTTCAGTTTCCAGCAAAGCCTGTCCTGGGCTGGGGAACCTCAGCTGCTGCAAATAACAGGAATAGGAATTACAGTTActattagaagagtttggatttgatatcccgcctttcactccctttaaggagtctcaaagcggctaacattctcctttcccttcctcccccacaacaaaccctctgtgaggtgagtggggctgagagacttcagagaagtgtgactggcccaaggtcacccagcagctgcatgtggaggagcggagacgcgaacctggttccccagattacgagactaccgctcttaaccactccagcacactggctctcaaccacACAGGCAGCAACCACTTTGCGCAGGGACTCTATTCCTGGCCCGTGTGTGTCGGTGGGGCGAGCATAAGCCTGACCACCTTGTTATGCCCCTCCCTGTTCTGCCCCTATTCTGCCCTCTCCCAGGTCCAAAACGACCCATGTACTGGTGTTCACACGTCAATCGGACGcatgcaaaatggttgctgcctgtgtGGGTGAGTATAGcctttcagatagcttgggctAGAACCATatagtaataattataataatttattatttgtaccctgcccatctggctgggtttccccagccactctgggcggcttccaacaaacataaaaaatacactaagatagggcagagctttccaaacttttcatgttcctgacacactttttagacatgcatcttttcgcgacacagtaattcagttttactagcaaaccggaggttaagcCCTTTTCCAACCCCAGGAGGAGCATGGGAAGCATTcacacgacacacctacacactgcagccgacatgCTAACATGTTGCGACACAGCATTGAGAAAGCTCTGTGACTTTACAGGtcacaaccagcactttgaattgggcctggaaacaggCCAGTAGCCAGCAGAGCTGGTGTAACAAGGGAGTCAGACACACAGGCTGTAGAGGCCTAATTTCCAGAGAAACGATCTCTGTTGTAACTCTGGGGGTGGGTCACAAGATGCAGGCTAACTCAGTTACTTAAAAAAAGCACGGGGGTTgcagtccgaaacatctggaagtCACTAGGCTGGAGAAACCGGAAGAGCTAAGAAGCTGAAGGTGCTTAAGAGGAGGTGCATTCAAAACTAGAGTGTCCTCACCCTCAACTCTCACACCTGAAACGGCATCAACTTGGAAGGTCTACATCATGTAACTTTGCTGAGCTGCACACAATATCCCCATGTTTACTCTCTCCCCATTAGCCTGGACCCCTTTCCCAAAGACGCACTGTGCATGTCCTAACAGATCAACCATTTGGCTCACCAGCATAATCTGCAGCTGCAAGTCTTTAGAAGGACTCACCCAACTTATAGAGCAGCACCAAACCAACAGTCCAAAGAGTGTCCGGCACCTTGAGAAGCTCTTGGAGCATGAGGCAGGGGTTTAAGGTTCTGAACCTGACCCAACTGTATTGAGGATCGAACCTCACTTTCAGTTTTAGGTTAGCATTCCAGGTGACACCAATGGCCACAACATAAAGAAGGGCCAGGCCCACAAAGAGGGTCTGCCAgcccaggtgatggaggaaagtGAGCAGGCCCCCTCCTGCCAAGACGGAGCCCAGCTTGTAGGCCACGACCTGGATGGTGTTGCCGTACCCAATCTCATGTTGCGTCAGCAGCTGGATGGCAATCGCGTCCACTGCAACGTCCTGGATGGAGGCGCAGAAGTTCATGAGAAGGAGGACGATGGCCACCGGGAAGAAGTTTGTCTCGGGGGCCATGAGGGAGCAGGCCAGGCAGGCCAGCACGAAGCCATACAGGGTGAGCAGCAGCCATGTCCTCTTGGTTAAGTAATGGTCCACCAGGGGTGCCCAGAGCATCTTGAGAATCCAGGGCAAATAAACCACCTTAGACAGGCTGATCTTGGTAAAGGAGAGGCCCAGCGTGCGGAAGTAGATAGGCAGCAGCCCAGACTGGAGCCCATACGGGATGCCTTGGACAAAATACAGCATTGCGAGGACAGCATACTTGGCGTTCATCCTTCAGGAACTGCCATCCACCTGCAGGGAGAACAAGCAAAGATGGGCAGAGCTCAACAGGCTGAGGGATCTGTACCTTCATGTGCATCCAGGAGAAGTGTAGGTATTCAAGGACcagagggaataataataataataataataataataataataataataataataataataatttattatttgtaccccgcccatctggctgggtttccccagccactctgggcggcttccaacaaagataaaaaatacactaaaatgtcacatattaaaaacttccctgaacagggctgccttcagatgtcttctgaatgtcaggtagttgtttatcgctttgacatctgatgggagggcgttccacaggacgggcgccactaccg encodes the following:
- the SLC33A2 gene encoding major facilitator superfamily domain-containing protein 3; translation: MNAKYAVLAMLYFVQGIPYGLQSGLLPIYFRTLGLSFTKISLSKVVYLPWILKMLWAPLVDHYLTKRTWLLLTLYGFVLACLACSLMAPETNFFPVAIVLLLMNFCASIQDVAVDAIAIQLLTQHEIGYGNTIQVVAYKLGSVLAGGGLLTFLHHLGWQTLFVGLALLYVVAIGVTWNANLKLKVRFDPQYSWVRFRTLNPCLMLQELLKVPDTLWTVGLVLLYKLGEQGAVSMFPLFLLDHSFSPQELGFWNGIVAMIFSIVGSSLGGYLMSKQGNPFSMLKTLMVFRLFSLVFQTLLLVAYEDKKPVFEVAAVLSIFLQHFIAGLVTTLTFSIMMQCAQKAQENIQATHYSLLATLEVLGKLVFSSLAGIVVDWLGFVGAFSVFLALSSISVAYILSSRR